CAGGAGAAGGCTTAAGGGTGGTACAGTCGGCCTCACAGATGAGAGTCTTTACCAGGGGCTGGATGTCCTCCATATTATACTGTACTGCTGCCACTAACATCCGCCTCAGAAAACCAGTGTTAAACAGAGGACCAGCCCTGATAGAcacaacaaagaaataaaaacacaggtggagttttaatgatgcactTATCCACATGCTATTATCTGAATGCATGAAAGCGGCAGGAATGATCATCTCACCATAGTGGCCCAAGCTCTACTGCGGTTTTGCCTGGCATGCTCCCATGGCACTGACAGGGCAGCTGCCTGTACAGGTTTTCTGTTGAAATTACAACCAGCAAAGACATTATTTATACTTAAAAGTGATGCACTATGCTTCAGTGTCTAGATGTTACAATAGACATTGATGACAGATTTGTGATCAAATCAGAAAGGATTTGTGACGTCATTTAGTTGCTGAAGTATATTTTAACCTTCAACCATGCTTCCTGGCTTGAGAAACACTCTTTCTTCACACCACTGGCAGTGCAAAAGCTGGCGCAGTTTTTTAGAAGACTCGTCCGCCTGCGTGGGCCCCCGGAGCACACGTACCACCACCAGGACGAAGTGCTCGAGAGCCACGGCTAACAGCACCTCGATTCCTTTGTTGCAGCGTGCGGCTGCCCTGCAAGATGCATTGCCAAACGTGTGCCAAACAAACTTCTCAATTACTTACAGAAGATACCTAGATGATTCATGTAAACAGTTTGCAAACCGTCCAATATATAATACACTTGTGTATGGTGATATATTTCAGAGAGCCCCACCCCCAGGTGATTACCTGGCTACTGAAGCCAACACCATACGTGCTGCGAGTTCCTTGTAATACTCGGTCCTGACTATCTGGCAGCCGTAATGTCGAAGTGTCACATTTAGGGATTTGGAGTACAGTGAGCCAGTGTCTGTCGACGTCACAGAGACTATTCCCAGATTCCGAACGTTCCGAAACGCAGCGTCCAGATAGTTCACAGATGTTCCGAATGGGTCGAGGTGTCTGATAGAAAAACAAAAGTACAGGGGTGTTtacaaagggatagttcaccccaacattttctcatcctcacgAAGAAACAAACCTGTaatttatttgttcttttaAAAACGAAGGAAGATTTTTTGTGGAATGTTTGTTATCAAACTGACCAGAGGCCccaatgacttccatagtagaaaaaagaatactatggatgtcaatggggcttctgatcggtttggtaacaaacattgctcaaaatatcttcctttgtgttcaacagaacaaatacatttatacaggtttgtaacaacatgagagtaaggtaatgatgacagaatcttcattttttggtgaactatccctttaatattttcacagaaacttaattttttattgaTCATGCCATCAAACTTTTCTGTGCTTcaaatattaaagggacactccactttttttggaaaatatgctcattatccagctcccctagagataaacatttgattcttaccgttttggaatccattcagctgatctctgggtctagcgctagcacttttagcatagcttagcataatccattgaatctgattagaccattagcattgtgctaaaaataaccaaagagttttgatatttttcctatttaaaacttgactcttctgtagttacatcgtgtactaagacagacagaaaattgaaagttgtgattttctaggcagatattgAAAGAAACCAAGGGGATTATTTTCGGGCTGTGCATTCAGCTGTGCTAAAAGTACTAGCGCCAgaccggagatcagctgaacggattccaaaacggtaagaatcaaatgtttaactctagggagctggaaaatgagcataagtggaatgtccctttaaaaattTCTGACCCCAACTAGTATCCAACCCTACATTATCAGTTCATTGGTTGCTAACTCACATGTAGTCAAATGGTCTCAGATGCATAATGACATTGGCGTCCATTTTCACCACCTCCACAGAGGCGATGGGTGATTCCACATCTCCTGCTCCATCTAGCTGGCAAGCCGTGCGACTTCCCTCTACTCTGATGTGGTTTAGATGACAGTTCTCCTTAATCATCTTCACACACGATTCGTTTATGTCATTTATAGTAACTTTAACAGAGTTACGCAGATGCTTCGCCCACTGCAGACCCATGATACCTAACACAAGGGATCAATATATTATAAATGTCTGTAAATGTATATCCATAATATAATATTAGCTGCTACTGCCATAAAGTAGATTTCCTACCAGTGGCTCCAAACGCATCGAGACATTCGATTGGATTCCTCTCTTCAGCTAGAACAGCGAGAGAGCAGAACACCAGCTGCCTACAACATCAAAGAGAGACAATGTTTAAGacaataatgaataaataaccAGCACAATGAGACTATGAAGAGCTGAAGGTTTTAGCATATTTGTCTTTTTACAAAAGAGGTTTATAATCCCTGGAGGTCTGCCAATATACGTGTTATCTTtacaaatgtttaataaaaatgtaataatgtaaAATTAATTTCTTAGTGTTATACATCATTATTTCATGAAATAtgacttaaaggtgcaatgtgtaacttttagaacgATCTcctgacagaaatgcaatataatatacataaccaCAGTATATAATTAGTGATGtatacaaaatgaactgtattgtttttattatcttagaatgagacgttttcaTTAACATACACTGTGGTTCCCCTTACATGGATGTCGCCATTTCACGCCGCCATGTTTTTACAGCAGCCCTAAATGGACGATCTGTTCTTTAAAGCGCGTTTAGGGGGTttacacaccaaagcttttacgcccgcggccggcgcatgttttcaattgtttccaatggaagctcgactctagctgctggctttttttcaaagccagcagctagcagTTTCCTTCCACGCTGAGCactgagagttgaaaaatattcaactttgggtccGTCCAaccacagtggaggaggggcaggacattaccacagcaaccaaccggatcacagctgaagtatcacagctaccaaagcactcagctgaagaaagctggcactcagctgaaaaaacagctgacATTTGGTGTCCTCCAGGTGTTTTCAGcagcgtttaaaagttttgttgTGCACGCTCCCTTAGCCACtacattgtctcagacgatgacgtgtttgtcctatggcgggctaccgtagcttcactgTGCGTTTTGAAAAGAAGGGGAGAGCAGAGGACTGAGTctttggttgcaattcacagtctcaacACAAAAAGTCCCATATTGCACCTTTAAACCAAAACTTTTTATAGCACTTTATGGAATTTATCAATCTTTGCCATAGGTATATTAATTACAATAACAATATTTTTACAGGGGTTTTCCTGTCATAAAATTTTCCTATtattagtttttatatttttcatttaactccttttttcatttcatttagtcctaaaatgtgttttgtaaagctgctttgcaacaaataaaaatgctaTATAAACAAAACTGAATAatcttttgaaagaaaaaaaatctatattaaaCAAAGCCactgcttaaagggatagttcacccaaaaatttacaTTCTGTCACAATTttttcactctcatgttgttacaaacatgtatacatttctttgttctgatgaacataaaggaagatattttgaggaattttgttgaaaaagaaaaaaattatactatggaagtgaatggggctcagaaaaggtttggttacaaaaattcctcaaaatatcttcctttgtgttcatcagaacaaagaaatgtatacatgtttgtaacaacatgagagtgagtaaatgatgacagaattttcatttttgggtgaactatccctttaaggtaagAAGCTAAAGTTCAGCCAAACTTAGATCACATACCCCAACTTATGAATCACAAGCACATGCACTACATGCtttgatattttgataaaaagtTTCAACCTGTTGGTCTTCATCTTGCGACTGAAGTATGTGTCTGTCTTCTGAGGTGTGGTGTGGTTAGGCATGAGCTGGACATTAGTGCCCAATTCTTTCATAATCTCATAAGCCTGTCCACCTTGGACTGAGAAAAAAGACAGATTAAAGGGACTAATCATTTGGTACTATTCCAAATGATAATGATACTGTGAATCGTTGAAAACAAGTGAATAACATGACAAGTTGAAACTGGAAGTTAAACAGAACTTTTTTTACAATCCCATTTGTGCTTTTGTAAAGACAATGTTGCTGCTCAAGTTTAACATCTACATTATTCCACACCACAAAACTGGCATCCAGTTTAGGCAGTTCCCATTTATTGACTTTTGTCTCACCCTTTGTTGCCTTGGCAACACGAATGCACAATGACTTGTCATGACAGTAAAGCGCATAAAAACAAGGACGAATCAGCCCATTAAGAGATTTTTCTCTAACATCATCAACAGAGAAAATGCTCACCGGGTTCTATGAAGGGAACATCTGAGCTGCCTGAATAACTGGCCTCTGTCTCACCCTTGTTGATGTGACGCTTAAGGTGACTGACCATGTCTGTTTTACGAGCAATTGTGACAGAACAGACCACACAGTGGTAGTGGGCCACCAGTCTGCCTTGAGTCTGGAGATGAGGTATAAAGACACATGAATAACtaatataaatacagtaataaaaaatatatatattttagctTCTGATTATTTATTCACAATCTCACAATTATGAAATTGCTGCTTTCTAAAAGGAGAAAAATGGCCATCATGGAGAAAAGAAGATAAATATTGAGGTTCTAAGatggtcatttgcatttatACAACTGGCgtatgcttttatctaaagcaatTTGCTAtgcacttaaagcaacaccaaagagtttttttttaccttaaaataacgcttccaaaacagtttcagtcgttcatccactctaaacagggtgaacagcactttcacattcgctttgcagccctctatcggccaaaaccgcactaaagaagtttccaaacgtcgggtagtggtcctgtagtccgagtgaaaactacaaaaacttgctttacggcagacctacaatccaatcagagccagctatgcctcagtatttatgacagtgggtaatggacaattacgcttctaacctgtagggggagcaaagagccaaaactctttggtgttgctttaacgtattcaatgaatgcatttaaactATTCAATGCATTCAATTAACCTTTTAAGTACTATGCATTCCATGGGCATCAGACCCACAAGCTTTGCATTGCTAGCACAATGCTTTTCCAATTGAGCTTGACGAAAATAAGT
The nucleotide sequence above comes from Paramisgurnus dabryanus chromosome 12, PD_genome_1.1, whole genome shotgun sequence. Encoded proteins:
- the trmt1l gene encoding TRMT1-like protein — protein: MAELKEEDIEQLHQEDGNIKDTGTDTQVTNEQVTTHDTSTDPVETEGKNGQTPSTVMSERHVSIQTTLEGLEKLVDLNGAGRKSCPLCPEEKFKACYSHKLRRHLQNLHWKVYVEFEGQRMCICHLPCRPLKSSLGADQTQGRLVAHYHCVVCSVTIARKTDMVSHLKRHINKGETEASYSGSSDVPFIEPVQGGQAYEIMKELGTNVQLMPNHTTPQKTDTYFSRKMKTNRQLVFCSLAVLAEERNPIECLDAFGATGIMGLQWAKHLRNSVKVTINDINESCVKMIKENCHLNHIRVEGSRTACQLDGAGDVESPIASVEVVKMDANVIMHLRPFDYIHLDPFGTSVNYLDAAFRNVRNLGIVSVTSTDTGSLYSKSLNVTLRHYGCQIVRTEYYKELAARMVLASVARAAARCNKGIEVLLAVALEHFVLVVVRVLRGPTQADESSKKLRQLLHCQWCEERVFLKPGSMVEENLYRQLPCQCHGSMPGKTAVELGPLWAGPLFNTGFLRRMLVAAVQYNMEDIQPLVKTLICEADCTTLKPSPVPGYSSLSNQVECGVVIKTLQKAEEADTSDQSGKRKTAGEDSGNVLKKLKSDTSLEHPAFYYSIHRHSIRGMNMPKLNKFLQYLTEAGFRVSRTHFDPTGVRTDATLAQFKEVLTKYSVPTYSSAPQSSAVSSDLTRRLTV